From the genome of Pseudomonas sp. gcc21, one region includes:
- a CDS encoding DnaT-like ssDNA-binding domain-containing protein, whose product MAGEWIKMRTNLWNDPRVSRLCDMTDQPEAMVVGGLYWLWAMADEHSEDGFLSELTVRAIDRKTGVTGLGQALIDIGWMIKAEGGLRVVNFDEHNGASAKRRSMDAKRKSCVRKVSASDADKKRTPTGARVRTRTKEDLNPPHTPHATPDDLPAGVIAMHLEWQPDPKTLAAYAKRAGLDITLFTPDAIGPFVVHHSAKATVKPETEFVSALINWIKRDQVQGARVVPLRARQANGANFDDTATGWLGE is encoded by the coding sequence ATGGCCGGCGAATGGATAAAGATGCGCACGAACCTGTGGAATGACCCCCGTGTGTCGCGCCTGTGCGATATGACGGACCAGCCGGAGGCGATGGTAGTGGGTGGCCTGTACTGGCTGTGGGCGATGGCTGACGAGCATTCAGAGGATGGCTTTTTGTCTGAGCTGACAGTGCGCGCCATTGACCGCAAAACCGGCGTGACCGGGCTTGGCCAAGCGCTGATTGATATCGGCTGGATGATCAAGGCAGAAGGCGGTTTGCGTGTCGTAAACTTCGATGAACACAACGGTGCGTCCGCAAAACGGCGCAGCATGGACGCAAAGCGTAAGTCATGTGTCCGCAAAGTGTCCGCAAGCGATGCGGACAAAAAGCGGACACCTACCGGAGCTAGAGTTAGAACTAGAACTAAAGAAGATTTAAACCCCCCTCACACTCCGCATGCGACGCCTGACGATCTGCCAGCCGGTGTGATCGCCATGCACCTGGAGTGGCAACCCGACCCGAAGACCCTGGCGGCCTACGCCAAACGCGCCGGGCTGGATATCACCCTGTTCACCCCTGATGCCATCGGCCCGTTCGTGGTGCACCACAGCGCGAAGGCGACGGTGAAGCCCGAGACGGAGTTTGTGAGTGCGCTGATCAACTGGATCAAGCGCGACCAGGTGCAGGGTGCTCGTGTGGTGCCGCTGCGGGCCAGACAGGCCAATGGGGCGAACTTCGATGACACCGCCACCGGCTGGCTGGGAGAGTGA
- a CDS encoding S24 family peptidase, with product MDIREVRRRNLKSLMDREFNGVRGAQSRLAERLGKPQNFISRCLAAPERAGSKTIGEDFAREIEKAFGLDCYALDRPIAASADIKKPENNKDKESNVIAADFSSKGKLKDGEISIPQYNVRGALGHGQIPADYIETIRHVTVHESLLSGRGISFSKADNLAIITGFGQSMEGTINDGDPLIVDRGVNQFIGDGIYVLTWDNLLYVKRLQKHSPTHFDMISDNPRHKDQVINISDVTVHARVLLVWNAKKL from the coding sequence ATGGACATACGCGAAGTGCGCAGACGCAACCTCAAGTCGCTAATGGATCGCGAATTCAATGGAGTTCGTGGGGCGCAGTCGCGCCTGGCGGAGAGACTTGGAAAGCCACAGAATTTTATCTCCCGCTGCTTGGCGGCCCCTGAGCGCGCAGGGTCGAAAACGATCGGAGAGGATTTTGCGCGAGAGATTGAAAAGGCATTCGGGCTAGATTGTTATGCCTTGGATCGCCCTATAGCCGCGTCGGCAGACATAAAAAAACCAGAAAATAATAAAGACAAGGAGAGCAACGTGATCGCTGCTGATTTCTCCAGCAAGGGCAAGCTCAAGGACGGGGAGATATCCATCCCTCAGTACAACGTGCGCGGCGCCCTGGGCCACGGCCAGATACCTGCGGACTACATCGAGACAATCCGGCACGTGACGGTTCATGAGTCTCTGTTGTCCGGGCGCGGCATCTCATTCAGCAAGGCCGATAATCTGGCCATCATCACTGGCTTCGGCCAAAGCATGGAAGGCACCATCAACGACGGCGACCCGCTGATAGTTGACCGCGGCGTCAACCAGTTCATTGGTGACGGTATCTATGTCCTGACCTGGGACAACCTGCTCTACGTCAAACGCCTGCAGAAGCACTCCCCCACCCACTTCGACATGATCAGCGACAACCCCCGGCACAAGGATCAGGTGATCAACATCTCAGATGTGACGGTACACGCACGGGTGTTGCTGGTTTGGAACGCAAAAAAACTTTGA
- a CDS encoding terminase small subunit, with the protein MAKSEPTKQRGWLNKSEMAASLGISVQAFDKWRVEPVARIGREAFFTAHAVVENRLSLQSEKHQPTDPEGDLDPMAEAKLVQERLRLTSAQAKGQELKNEVSERKSVPTGFATFVLSRVAAEISSILDTLPLTLKRRHPDLEVRHIESVQRELAKARNRAATLDERLPGLMDEYLESTDH; encoded by the coding sequence ATGGCCAAATCCGAACCGACCAAACAGCGCGGCTGGCTCAACAAGTCAGAGATGGCCGCAAGCCTGGGGATTTCCGTTCAGGCCTTCGACAAATGGCGGGTTGAGCCAGTAGCGCGCATCGGCCGCGAAGCGTTTTTCACCGCACATGCTGTCGTGGAAAACCGGCTGAGCCTGCAGAGCGAGAAGCACCAACCGACAGATCCGGAAGGCGACCTTGACCCCATGGCTGAGGCCAAGCTGGTGCAGGAGCGATTGCGCCTCACCTCTGCACAGGCCAAAGGCCAGGAATTGAAGAACGAAGTTTCCGAGCGCAAGTCGGTGCCGACCGGGTTTGCGACCTTCGTGTTGTCCCGCGTGGCAGCGGAGATCAGTTCGATTCTCGACACGCTGCCGCTCACTTTGAAGCGTCGCCACCCAGACCTTGAGGTCAGACACATCGAATCGGTCCAGCGCGAGCTGGCCAAGGCACGAAACCGGGCGGCGACCCTTGATGAACGCCTGCCCGGACTAATGGATGAATATCTCGAGTCAACAGATCACTGA
- a CDS encoding nucleoid-associated protein has protein sequence MAEIAISRVIVHEIVKEQHKSISKRHIRETVLNSQNATVKKLVEGVTKVYGTRMNGAHYGTFKTTHDRGPFPDGYKTYINSSQGDGDFIALSKIAMGELYRLAEIATASTGGYFMFADYVIAAERFLLVVMIKKTPGITISPNLEPEELDRLELDRISSAAKINIAKYAAFLSASEEQKQSINYLSFISPSSSKGTSGYFISAIGCSKGSTSSQATKRVLTETEKWFTERADWKVNTKRLRQELTDYLSQQKADEKSARLSDIGEIVRKSIPTKYLEQAETIVEELTKHLNSEDIGVPVEFPVHAGELKKNTHIKGKTKNWNLEFDRMALGKSDAATVYYNSKSQTITLKNLPEELLSEIQAQLKLGS, from the coding sequence ATGGCAGAGATCGCCATCTCGCGTGTCATCGTGCACGAAATCGTAAAAGAACAGCACAAGTCCATATCCAAAAGACACATCCGAGAAACCGTGCTAAACAGCCAAAATGCTACGGTTAAAAAATTAGTTGAAGGCGTGACGAAGGTCTATGGAACCCGCATGAACGGCGCTCATTACGGGACGTTTAAGACGACCCATGATAGAGGTCCGTTTCCAGATGGCTACAAAACCTACATCAACAGCTCCCAAGGCGATGGCGATTTTATCGCTCTTAGTAAGATAGCTATGGGTGAGCTGTATCGCCTGGCAGAAATCGCCACAGCGTCAACCGGCGGTTATTTCATGTTTGCTGATTACGTGATTGCTGCTGAGCGCTTTCTGCTCGTGGTAATGATCAAGAAAACACCTGGCATCACCATAAGCCCGAACCTTGAGCCTGAGGAACTCGATCGGCTTGAGCTCGATAGAATATCCTCAGCTGCAAAAATCAACATAGCGAAATACGCTGCTTTTTTAAGCGCGAGCGAAGAACAAAAACAATCGATAAACTATCTCAGCTTCATCAGTCCGAGCTCATCCAAAGGCACTTCCGGCTATTTTATCTCAGCAATCGGGTGCTCGAAAGGATCTACGTCTTCTCAAGCCACCAAGCGGGTCCTAACTGAGACAGAGAAATGGTTTACCGAACGAGCAGACTGGAAAGTAAACACTAAAAGACTGAGACAAGAGCTAACGGATTATCTTTCCCAACAGAAAGCAGACGAGAAGTCAGCAAGACTTTCAGACATTGGAGAAATTGTCCGAAAGAGCATTCCGACGAAATATTTGGAACAAGCAGAGACCATTGTCGAAGAACTGACCAAACATCTTAATAGCGAGGACATTGGCGTTCCAGTTGAGTTCCCAGTCCATGCTGGCGAGCTAAAGAAGAATACACATATCAAAGGGAAAACAAAGAACTGGAACCTCGAATTCGACCGTATGGCGCTTGGTAAAAGCGATGCCGCTACCGTATACTACAACAGTAAAAGTCAAACCATCACACTAAAGAACCTTCCTGAAGAGCTGCTGTCAGAAATACAGGCTCAGCTCAAACTTGGTAGCTAG
- a CDS encoding antiterminator Q family protein, translating to MSRTDAENLLENWGRWVWQQSGVPGYTSPLHALMRDNVATESTPAAAITDDEALMIDAIVARMWRRDPQMADCLRIYYCTGRTMHAVGRMLGLSRLKARELLIAGRAYVEANIDVLMAA from the coding sequence ATGTCGCGCACCGATGCCGAGAACCTGCTGGAGAACTGGGGCCGCTGGGTCTGGCAGCAATCTGGCGTGCCGGGCTACACCAGCCCACTGCATGCGTTGATGCGGGACAACGTGGCGACGGAATCAACCCCGGCTGCTGCGATTACCGACGATGAGGCGCTGATGATTGACGCCATTGTGGCCCGTATGTGGCGCCGTGATCCGCAAATGGCGGACTGCCTGCGCATCTACTATTGCACGGGGCGTACGATGCATGCAGTCGGGCGGATGCTGGGCCTGTCCAGACTCAAGGCGCGGGAGCTGTTAATAGCGGGTAGGGCATACGTCGAGGCAAATATAGACGTGCTGATGGCGGCATAG
- a CDS encoding endodeoxyribonuclease RusA, producing MIIDLPWPPKELSPNARTHWAAKARIAKRYRSTCRILAMQAKLKAPVSGPIPIEIVFYPPDRRHRDDDNCTGAFKPGRDGVADALGVDDSRFRTAPTISDTPIKGGVVRLTFLSEGDQ from the coding sequence ATGATAATTGATCTGCCATGGCCGCCCAAAGAGCTGTCACCCAACGCCCGCACACATTGGGCAGCGAAAGCCCGCATCGCCAAGCGCTACCGCTCCACCTGCCGCATTCTCGCCATGCAGGCGAAGCTGAAGGCCCCCGTCAGCGGACCGATCCCGATTGAGATTGTGTTCTATCCGCCTGACCGCCGCCATCGAGACGACGATAACTGTACCGGTGCGTTCAAGCCGGGCCGCGATGGCGTGGCGGACGCGCTGGGCGTCGATGATTCCCGCTTCCGCACGGCCCCGACGATCAGTGACACACCTATCAAGGGTGGCGTAGTGCGCTTGACCTTCCTGTCGGAGGGCGACCAATGA
- a CDS encoding phage antirepressor KilAC domain-containing protein, translating to MNTMIKATHDRASRSSITLSSSEIAGLVGKRHDNVKRTIETLAEQGVITFPQIEEKPSTGGRPSSHYLFTGDQGKRDSIVVVAQLSPEFTARLVDRWQELEANQLRIPQTLPEALRLAADLADEVTSLRLVTQEQAPKIAALNRLATARGTLCMTDAAKHLGVQRKVLLEWMQVNRWIYRREGCAHWLGYQPRLAAGLLEHKVTVLGSDEGLQRLASQVRVTPKGLAELALKVGGLS from the coding sequence ATGAATACCATGATCAAGGCAACACACGACAGGGCGTCACGCAGTAGCATCACACTAAGCAGCAGCGAAATAGCTGGCCTGGTTGGAAAGCGGCACGACAATGTGAAGCGCACCATCGAAACACTGGCGGAGCAGGGCGTTATCACTTTTCCTCAGATTGAGGAAAAGCCCTCAACAGGCGGCAGGCCGTCGAGCCACTACCTGTTCACCGGTGACCAGGGCAAGCGCGACAGTATCGTTGTTGTCGCCCAACTATCCCCCGAGTTCACAGCGCGTCTCGTTGACCGCTGGCAAGAGCTGGAAGCCAATCAGCTCCGCATCCCCCAAACCCTACCCGAAGCATTGCGCTTGGCTGCCGATCTGGCTGATGAGGTCACGTCACTACGCCTCGTCACACAAGAGCAGGCGCCGAAGATTGCCGCACTGAACCGTCTGGCCACTGCCCGGGGCACGCTGTGCATGACTGACGCGGCCAAGCACCTCGGCGTACAGCGCAAGGTGTTGTTGGAGTGGATGCAGGTGAACCGCTGGATCTATCGCCGTGAAGGCTGCGCGCATTGGCTGGGTTATCAGCCGCGGCTGGCTGCTGGATTGCTCGAGCACAAGGTAACGGTCTTGGGCAGTGACGAAGGGTTACAACGGCTTGCGTCACAGGTTCGCGTCACACCTAAAGGGCTGGCTGAGTTGGCGCTGAAAGTGGGAGGGCTGAGCTGA
- a CDS encoding lysis protein yields the protein MNRILLSLCGLLLLAALLLGWRLDRHSATIAKVTDQLSRAEAKANSLTNTLRLQRELITDAAALDARHTRELHDAQRENDELRAAVVAGTVGLRVNASCPRVSDTPSTTSLDDGAAPELTADAREAYHTLRAQLTADRAKLTGLQDYIRETCR from the coding sequence ATGAACCGAATCCTGTTGAGTCTGTGCGGCCTGCTGCTACTGGCAGCGCTGCTGCTGGGGTGGCGTCTCGACCGCCATAGCGCAACGATAGCCAAGGTTACCGATCAGCTGTCGCGTGCCGAAGCAAAGGCCAACAGCCTGACCAACACGCTGCGCTTGCAGCGTGAACTGATCACTGATGCCGCGGCACTTGATGCCCGGCACACCCGGGAGTTGCACGATGCGCAGCGTGAGAATGATGAGCTCCGTGCCGCTGTTGTTGCTGGCACTGTCGGGCTGCGCGTCAACGCCAGCTGCCCCAGAGTGTCCGACACCCCCAGCACCACCAGCCTGGATGATGGAGCCGCCCCTGAACTCACAGCAGACGCTCGAGAGGCTTATCACACCCTACGAGCGCAACTGACAGCGGACCGCGCCAAGCTGACAGGCCTGCAAGACTACATCCGCGAGACCTGCAGATGA
- a CDS encoding replication protein P, translating into MKTVNQLIPSAGKLLASPAAPAAPVKAKELPPEVKRATEKLINDLFARLRSIYPAWKQAWNSEELYRLTKAEWTQALLDAGITEWAMIERGLSRCRQEPGDFIPSVGKFIERCWPTAAELGAPDAETAYWEAQRNSHPSVAGHERWSHVAVFHAAIQCSRHSLLTLPAEVGRLKFAAAYAEVLKRVAQGEQLAEPAPALPRDVHRKGDPATARAALAGLRNSLTGACA; encoded by the coding sequence ATGAAAACCGTTAACCAACTGATTCCATCCGCCGGCAAGTTGCTTGCGTCGCCTGCTGCTCCCGCCGCGCCGGTGAAGGCCAAGGAACTGCCACCCGAGGTCAAGCGTGCCACCGAGAAGCTGATCAACGATCTGTTCGCCCGTCTGCGCTCGATCTATCCGGCGTGGAAGCAGGCGTGGAACAGCGAGGAGCTGTACCGGCTGACCAAGGCGGAGTGGACCCAGGCGCTGCTGGATGCGGGCATCACCGAGTGGGCGATGATCGAGCGCGGGCTGTCCCGCTGCCGACAGGAGCCGGGTGATTTCATTCCATCGGTGGGCAAGTTCATCGAGCGCTGCTGGCCAACCGCTGCGGAGCTGGGTGCGCCTGATGCCGAGACGGCGTACTGGGAGGCGCAGCGCAACAGCCACCCGTCTGTGGCGGGGCATGAGCGCTGGAGCCATGTGGCGGTATTCCATGCGGCGATCCAGTGCAGCCGGCACAGCCTGCTGACCCTGCCTGCCGAGGTGGGGCGTTTGAAGTTTGCGGCCGCTTACGCCGAGGTGCTCAAGCGCGTGGCGCAGGGTGAGCAGCTGGCCGAACCGGCGCCGGCGTTGCCGCGTGATGTGCACCGCAAGGGCGACCCTGCCACCGCGAGGGCTGCACTGGCTGGGTTGCGTAATTCACTGACTGGGGCGTGCGCGTGA
- a CDS encoding lysozyme, which translates to MNIVQKSLIAGSAAIAATIVGYFEGRELVGYLDPVGIPTVCYGHTATAELDQVMTEAECEALLLADLGHALATVDAQLPGLPPATRAALGSFVYNVGSGAFQGSTLVRKARNGDLIGACNELPRWVYAGGRKLNGLVRRREAERQLCLEGVRNEPNPVESVRPAATGSAAAGVASRPP; encoded by the coding sequence ATGAACATCGTCCAGAAGTCATTGATTGCTGGCTCAGCCGCCATTGCCGCGACCATCGTTGGCTATTTTGAAGGCCGCGAGCTGGTTGGGTATCTGGACCCGGTCGGCATCCCGACGGTGTGCTACGGGCACACAGCCACGGCTGAACTTGACCAGGTGATGACCGAGGCGGAGTGCGAAGCCTTGTTGCTCGCTGATCTGGGCCATGCACTGGCTACCGTTGATGCTCAGTTGCCCGGCTTGCCACCAGCGACACGCGCAGCGCTGGGCAGCTTTGTTTACAACGTGGGCAGCGGTGCGTTCCAGGGATCAACGCTGGTACGCAAGGCCCGCAATGGCGACCTGATCGGTGCGTGCAATGAGCTGCCGCGCTGGGTATACGCGGGAGGTCGCAAGCTGAACGGGCTTGTACGCCGGCGTGAAGCTGAACGCCAGCTGTGTCTTGAAGGGGTGCGCAATGAACCGAATCCTGTTGAGTCTGTGCGGCCTGCTGCTACTGGCAGCGCTGCTGCTGGGGTGGCGTCTCGACCGCCATAG
- a CDS encoding primosomal replication protein PriB/PriC domain protein: MAMTQAQQMLNKYIEAEMAVLEGRSVTFGGRTLTMADLNQIRDGQQEWERRVASETAATKGGRFGYSLATFE; encoded by the coding sequence ATGGCTATGACCCAAGCGCAGCAGATGCTCAACAAATACATCGAGGCCGAAATGGCTGTGCTGGAAGGGCGCAGCGTCACCTTCGGCGGTCGGACATTGACCATGGCTGACCTAAACCAGATCCGCGATGGCCAGCAAGAGTGGGAGCGCCGCGTTGCATCCGAGACTGCAGCCACCAAAGGCGGGCGGTTCGGTTACTCCCTGGCGACGTTCGAATGA
- a CDS encoding phage terminase large subunit family protein, protein MNISSQQITELAGAIRTGLTPLSRPVPMTPVEWADENFYLSSESSYQEGRWETLPFQVAILNSMGNDEIRTVNVIKSARVGYSKMLLAASAYQIEHKRRNILLLLPTDGAAQGFMKAHVETMIRDVPSIFALAPWHGKKHRDNTLDTKRFSHSKQLWCLGGAAAKNYREKSVDTIIYDELAAFEPDVEKEGSPTFLGDKRIEGSTFPKSIRGSTPKIKGTCQIEAAASESPHYFRLHVPCPHCRQEQYLKWGGKDCAYGIKWDPERPQNAWYVCEHTGCVIQQHEVQDQHAAGRWICDKTGIWTRDGIDYFDTDDQPIPTPDSITWHIWTAYSPFTTWGRIVLDFYKAKGDISKLKTFTNTTLGETWEEDQGEKVEWEQLYGRRENYPQVPLLAVALMGGIDTQDDRYEARVWAFGQGEECWLVDRWILNGDPASDELRRKVGLKLHQLYTRADGIQMKVERWCWDSGGHYTDEVYAESRKHGVQWVVPIKGANVYGKPIANFPRTRTKGSRVYLTEVGTDNAKELIFNRLKQQPDIALQAVPQPGVIHLPANNEICDEDELKQLTAETKRLKIEKGQRVYRWDAGGRRNEALDCFVYALAALRISQQRFGLDLDALALSAARPVEAEVISKTPTQTTQQPAASGWLKLDSGSSWL, encoded by the coding sequence ATGAATATCTCGAGTCAACAGATCACTGAGCTTGCCGGAGCAATTCGGACCGGGCTGACGCCGTTGTCGCGTCCAGTCCCGATGACGCCGGTGGAGTGGGCCGACGAGAACTTCTACCTGTCGAGCGAATCGAGCTACCAGGAAGGGCGGTGGGAGACCCTGCCGTTCCAGGTTGCCATTCTCAATTCGATGGGCAATGACGAGATCCGCACGGTCAACGTCATCAAGTCCGCCCGGGTTGGCTACTCCAAGATGCTGCTGGCAGCGTCCGCGTACCAGATCGAGCACAAGCGCCGGAACATCCTGCTGCTGTTGCCGACTGATGGCGCTGCGCAGGGCTTCATGAAGGCCCACGTTGAAACGATGATTCGCGACGTGCCGAGCATCTTTGCCCTGGCTCCATGGCACGGCAAGAAGCACCGCGACAACACGCTGGACACCAAGCGATTCAGTCACTCCAAGCAGCTCTGGTGCCTGGGTGGCGCGGCCGCGAAGAACTACCGCGAAAAGTCCGTTGACACGATTATTTATGACGAGCTGGCAGCGTTCGAGCCAGACGTAGAGAAAGAGGGCAGCCCGACCTTCCTGGGTGACAAGCGGATTGAAGGCTCGACCTTCCCCAAGTCCATTCGGGGCAGTACGCCCAAGATCAAAGGCACCTGCCAGATTGAGGCAGCCGCCAGCGAGTCGCCGCACTACTTCCGGTTGCACGTGCCGTGCCCGCACTGCCGGCAAGAGCAATACCTGAAGTGGGGCGGCAAGGATTGCGCCTACGGCATCAAGTGGGATCCCGAGCGGCCACAGAACGCCTGGTACGTGTGCGAGCACACCGGCTGCGTCATTCAGCAGCACGAAGTGCAGGACCAGCACGCCGCTGGCCGCTGGATCTGCGACAAGACCGGTATCTGGACGCGCGACGGGATCGATTACTTCGACACCGACGACCAGCCGATACCGACGCCCGACAGCATCACCTGGCACATCTGGACCGCCTACAGCCCGTTCACCACCTGGGGCCGTATCGTTCTCGATTTCTACAAAGCCAAGGGCGACATCAGCAAGCTCAAGACCTTCACCAACACCACGCTGGGCGAGACCTGGGAAGAAGACCAGGGCGAGAAGGTCGAGTGGGAGCAGCTGTATGGTCGGCGCGAGAACTATCCGCAAGTGCCACTGCTGGCGGTAGCGCTTATGGGCGGCATCGATACGCAGGATGACCGCTACGAAGCCCGCGTCTGGGCATTCGGTCAGGGTGAGGAATGCTGGCTGGTGGATCGCTGGATTCTCAACGGCGACCCGGCAAGCGACGAGCTGCGCCGCAAGGTAGGGCTCAAGCTGCACCAGCTCTACACCCGCGCCGACGGCATCCAGATGAAGGTTGAACGCTGGTGCTGGGACTCAGGCGGTCACTACACCGACGAGGTCTACGCCGAAAGCCGCAAGCATGGCGTGCAATGGGTCGTCCCGATCAAGGGCGCCAACGTGTACGGCAAGCCCATTGCGAACTTCCCGCGCACCCGCACCAAGGGCAGCCGCGTGTACCTCACCGAGGTGGGCACCGACAACGCCAAGGAACTGATCTTCAACCGGCTCAAGCAGCAACCGGATATAGCGCTGCAGGCTGTGCCGCAACCGGGCGTCATTCACCTGCCAGCCAATAACGAGATCTGCGACGAGGACGAGCTCAAACAGCTCACCGCCGAAACCAAGCGCCTGAAGATCGAGAAGGGCCAGCGGGTATATCGGTGGGACGCAGGCGGGCGGCGCAACGAAGCATTGGACTGTTTCGTGTACGCATTGGCAGCGCTGCGTATCAGTCAGCAACGCTTCGGGTTGGACCTTGATGCACTCGCACTGAGTGCCGCTAGGCCCGTTGAAGCCGAAGTGATCAGCAAAACCCCAACCCAAACAACACAGCAGCCAGCAGCAAGTGGCTGGCTGAAACTCGACAGTGGAAGCTCATGGCTATGA
- a CDS encoding site-specific integrase — MSCAEVQLSEAEIKRQAEGVAGDLRDPRHPGLRLRFRQDRTGASWFLIRAKKWHKVGTWPELSAKAVLGMLPELRARLAADPAAVVGSAQWSTVGELLEWYRARVERDRSLSAKRRSGVASAINCNLEPLLGTVPLREVTREVIDRRLMWPLQERLSLSYVRQNLRILTMAFKQAHRLELIGDNPMASMKFCEFVQARIKPKAARLHSMDAEALLQKLAGIWEQDAAQAMLPLMMLCHGTRVGETRQARWRHISLSDRVWIIPADATKTRTEHVMPLTEQVCALLERYRASLNLRHKDSAFVFPGTPGNAMSEKAASYLFNRISGGEWSSHDLRKLARTGWADLGVDYLIGELLLNHAMGFAAQTYIHTTADDLKLDALKRWHDWLDARGFDAIHGLIDGEKAVCANAA, encoded by the coding sequence ATGAGCTGCGCTGAGGTGCAGCTGAGCGAGGCGGAGATCAAGCGTCAGGCGGAGGGTGTTGCGGGTGATTTGCGGGACCCTCGCCACCCCGGGTTGCGGTTGCGCTTTCGACAGGACCGTACCGGCGCAAGCTGGTTTCTGATCCGGGCGAAGAAGTGGCACAAGGTCGGCACCTGGCCGGAGCTGTCAGCCAAGGCGGTGCTGGGGATGTTGCCTGAGTTGCGTGCGCGGTTGGCAGCGGATCCGGCTGCTGTGGTTGGCTCGGCCCAATGGAGCACTGTCGGCGAGTTGCTGGAATGGTACCGCGCCCGCGTGGAGCGTGATCGCAGCTTGAGCGCTAAGCGCCGGTCTGGCGTGGCATCGGCCATCAACTGCAATCTCGAGCCGTTGCTGGGTACTGTGCCGCTGCGAGAGGTTACCCGGGAAGTGATCGATCGCCGTCTGATGTGGCCCCTACAGGAGCGGCTGTCACTGAGCTATGTGCGGCAGAACCTGCGCATCCTGACGATGGCATTCAAGCAGGCGCACCGTCTGGAGCTGATCGGTGATAACCCGATGGCCAGCATGAAGTTCTGTGAGTTTGTACAGGCCCGCATTAAGCCCAAGGCAGCACGGCTTCATTCGATGGATGCCGAGGCACTGCTGCAGAAGCTCGCAGGTATCTGGGAGCAGGACGCAGCCCAGGCAATGCTCCCGCTGATGATGCTGTGTCACGGTACGCGGGTAGGGGAAACCCGTCAGGCCCGGTGGAGGCATATCAGCCTGAGCGACCGCGTGTGGATTATCCCGGCCGATGCAACCAAGACCCGCACTGAGCATGTGATGCCGCTAACCGAGCAGGTGTGCGCGCTGCTGGAGCGGTATCGGGCGAGCCTGAATCTCAGGCACAAGGACAGCGCTTTTGTGTTCCCAGGCACACCCGGCAATGCGATGTCCGAGAAGGCGGCGAGCTACCTGTTCAATCGCATCAGCGGCGGCGAATGGTCGAGCCATGACCTGCGCAAGCTGGCCCGTACCGGCTGGGCTGACCTTGGCGTGGATTACCTGATCGGGGAGTTGCTGCTGAACCATGCGATGGGCTTTGCAGCGCAGACCTACATTCACACCACGGCGGATGACCTCAAGCTGGATGCGCTCAAGCGCTGGCATGACTGGTTAGATGCAAGAGGCTTTGATGCAATCCACGGCTTGATCGACGGCGAAAAGGCGGTTTGCGCAAATGCCGCCTAA